In Pseudophryne corroboree isolate aPseCor3 chromosome 7, aPseCor3.hap2, whole genome shotgun sequence, a single window of DNA contains:
- the ATP5MF gene encoding ATP synthase subunit f, mitochondrial isoform X2, with translation MDVKLGQLPTWFSTCNFTPNGILAAMGRGRDRYFNKYINVKKGGIGGVAMVLAGYVVLSYVWGFDHIKHDRWRKYH, from the exons ATGGACGTTAAGCTTGGACAGCTGCCCACCTGGTTTTCCACGTGTAATTTTACTCCAAATGGGATTCTTGCAGCCATGGGGAGAG GTCGAGATCGGTATTTTAACAAGTACATCAATGTGAAGAAGGGAGGCATTGGCGGAGTCGCCATGGTGCTTGCTGGCTATGTAGTTTTGAGCTACGTCTGGGGATTTGATCATATAA AACACGACCGCTGGCGAAAGTATCACTGA
- the ATP5MF gene encoding ATP synthase subunit f, mitochondrial isoform X1 yields MADKIVPLAEKRLMDVKLGQLPTWFSTCNFTPNGILAAMGRGRDRYFNKYINVKKGGIGGVAMVLAGYVVLSYVWGFDHIKHDRWRKYH; encoded by the exons ATGGCGGACAAGATCG TTCCTCTGGCAGAGAAGAGACTCATGGACGTTAAGCTTGGACAGCTGCCCACCTGGTTTTCCACGTGTAATTTTACTCCAAATGGGATTCTTGCAGCCATGGGGAGAG GTCGAGATCGGTATTTTAACAAGTACATCAATGTGAAGAAGGGAGGCATTGGCGGAGTCGCCATGGTGCTTGCTGGCTATGTAGTTTTGAGCTACGTCTGGGGATTTGATCATATAA AACACGACCGCTGGCGAAAGTATCACTGA